From one Sesamum indicum cultivar Zhongzhi No. 13 linkage group LG13, S_indicum_v1.0, whole genome shotgun sequence genomic stretch:
- the LOC105176154 gene encoding uncharacterized protein LOC105176154, with protein MAETSGSLLLQNQTLHFLHAALDPKSLIPYQFPDSHEPQLLQLTTESFIMERGPRFKEYSDLRDRKLRMRNLTEQQTPEKEIDQRVQNRSVLTPPKKQVKFNSNFTTPPRRPKAPSALAQSVPDFSSALRKENRKPVSALPPVAERSVTPPAGLSKSGGIYGKVGGGSKSANSAEKRSGGLMARKSYASMEELKGLAAAAHKEINGGKNGRGIAKTVLGCRQF; from the coding sequence ATGGCGGAGACCAGTGGCTCTCTGCTTCTACAGAATCAAACCCTACACTTTCTGCACGCAGCCCTTGATCCCAAATCTCTGATTCCTTATCAATTCCCCGATTCCCACGAACCCCAGTTGCTGCAGCTCACGACCGAGAGTTTCATCATGGAAAGAGGGCCCAGATTCAAAGAGTACTCTGATCTCAGAGACAGAAAGCTGAGGATGAGGAATCTGACGGAACAACAAACCCCAGAGAAAGAAATAGATCAAAGGGTTCAAAATCGATCGGTTCTGACCCCACCAAAGAAGCAGGTGAAATTCAACTCGAACTTCACAACTCCGCCAAGGCGGCCGAAGGCTCCCTCCGCTTTGGCTCAATCGGTGCCGGATTTCTCGTCTGCTCTGCGGAAGGAGAACCGGAAGCCGGTGTCGGCGCTGCCTCCGGTGGCGGAGAGGTCGGTGACCCCGCCGGCGGGGTTGTCGAAGAGTGGGGGGATTTACGGGAAGGTGGGAGGAGGGAGCAAGTCTGCAAACTCCGCGGAGAAAAGGAGTGGGGGACTGATGGCGAGGAAGAGCTACGCGAGCATGGAGGAGTTGAAGGGGTTGGCTGCAGCTGCGCATAAAGAAATCAATGGAGGGAAAAATGGTAGAGGAATTGCCAAAACTGTTTTGGGGTGCAGACAGTTTTAA
- the LOC105176155 gene encoding uncharacterized protein LOC105176155 translates to MAIEVFPDSPSVGMSPRISFSHDLSQADVVPVEQYIRTTSSSTIDFDFCVFRESFDQESSSADELFFDGKILPIEIKKRLPPPRRLEEQPPPPPPLPPPAPQKPRSSAASVNETKNPNPNPESEEKQKSFWRFKRSASLNCGSGYGRTLCPLPLLSRSNSTGSTSSGKRSSLANNQKQNLLKYSSLNSSQKQPQSGYSSSRPPLKKNSHASYINGVKFNPVLNVPPANLFGLGSIFSGGKDRSKKKY, encoded by the coding sequence ATGGCAATCGAAGTATTCCCCGACAGCCCGAGCGTGGGGATGAGCCCCCGGATCTCCTTCTCCCATGATCTTTCTCAGGCCGACGTCGTCCCCGTCGAGCAGTACATCCGCACGACTTCCTCCTCCACCATTGATTTCGACTTCTGCGTCTTCCGGGAGAGCTTCGATCAAGAATCCTCCTCCGCCGACGAGCTTTTCTTCGACGGCAAGATCCTCCCcattgaaatcaagaaaagattaCCCCCGCCGAGACGACTGGAAGAACAAccaccgccaccgccaccGCTCCCGCCGCCGGCTCCTCAGAAACCCAGAAGTTCCGCCGCGAGTGTGAATGAAACGAAGAACCCGAACCCAAACCCAGAATCAGAAGAGAAGCAGAAGTCGTTCTGGCGGTTTAAGCGCAGCGCGAGCTTGAACTGCGGCAGCGGCTACGGCCGGACTCTCTGCCCATTGCCGCTGTTATCGAGAAGCAACTCGACAGGCTCTACCTCCAGCGGGAAGCGCTCGTCGCTGGCGAATAATCAGAAGCAGAATCTGCTCAAGTACTCGTCCCTAAACAGTTCGCAGAAGCAACCGCAGTCTGGCTACTCCTCGTCCAGGCCGCCATTGAAGAAGAACAGCCATGCTTCCTACATCAATGGGGTTAAATTCAATCCAGTGTTGAATGTTCCGCCGGCGAATCTCTTCGGGCTGGGCTCCATTTTCTCCGGCGGCAAGGACAGAAGCAAGAAGAAGTATTAG